A window of the Brachyhypopomus gauderio isolate BG-103 chromosome 14, BGAUD_0.2, whole genome shotgun sequence genome harbors these coding sequences:
- the LOC143475439 gene encoding GTPase IMAP family member 4-like, protein MDEQRIVLLGKTGDGKSSSGNTILSKEVFHTGTSPNSESQKCCLMKKSNNGKDIIVVDTPGYFDTNLSSNKINSEILQCIIKCAPGPHAFVIVFKVGRYTVYERETVKEIKKSFGDAALKYAVVLFTFGDQLCEDQTIEEFVKQNTELQDLVNKCGGRVHVVDNKYWKEQQDGYRSNRVQVEKLLNTIEEMVKENGGECYTNEMLQAVHEAVDVEYKTLCEESGDAPDMLREQAKQNVHTRMFMSEKLMVIGTGALMGALFGAGAGVVTVMILMKNL, encoded by the coding sequence ATGGATGAACAGAGGATTGTGCTTCTTGGGAAAACAGGTGATGGTAAAAGCAGCAGTGGAAATACGATTCTCAGTAAAGAAGTATTTCATACTGGAACTTCACCCAACTCTGAATCTCAAAAATGTTGCTTAATGAAAAAATCCAATAATGGAAAGGATATAATAGTTGTAGACACACCCGGGTATTTTGACACAAATCTCTCTTCAAACAAAATAAACTCTGAAATATTACAATGTATTATTAAGTGTGCACCAGGACCACATGCATTTGTGATTGTGTTTAAAGTGGGAAGGTACACAGTGTACGAGAGAGAAACTgtgaaagaaataaaaaagtcATTTGGAGATGCTGCTCTAAAATATGCAGTGGTCCTCTTCACCTTTGGTGATCAACTCTGTGAGGATCAGACTATTGAAGAGTTTGTGAAGCAGAACACAGAGTTACAAGATCTTGTGAACAAATGTGGAGGTCGTGTTCATGTTGTTGATAATAAATACTGGAAAGAGCAGCAGGATGGGTACAGGAGTAACAGGGTTCAGGTAGAGAAGCTACTGAACACCATAGAGGAGATGGTGAAGGAGAATGGAGGAGAGTGTTACACCAATGAGATGTTACAGGCAGTACATGAAGCTGTAGATGTAGAGTATAAGACTTTATGTGAAGAGAGTGGAGACGCTCCAGATATGTTGAGGGAACAAGCAAAGCAGAATGTTCATACCAGAATGTTCATGTCAGAAAAGTTAATGGTGATAGGAACAGGGGCATTGATGGGTGCTCTATTTGGTGCTGGGGCTGGAGTGGTCACTGTGATGATTCTCATGAAGAATTTATGA